A portion of the uncultured Bacteroides sp. genome contains these proteins:
- a CDS encoding glycoside hydrolase family 127 protein, giving the protein MMNTNSTKALLILFLILGQCLPIKGQAKEIPRQVEVFPLSEVRLLDGPFKHAEDLDIQYLLELNADRLLAPYLKEAGLTPKADNYTNWENTGLDGHIGGHYLSALAQMYASTGDARIKERLDYMLRELQRCQDASGDGYLCGVPGGKAMWREIAKGDIRASSFGLNDKWVPLYNIHKIYAGLYNTYLYTGSVQARAMLIKLADWMYNVVSSVSDEQMQDMLRSEHGGLNEVFADVAAMTGNTKYLKLAHRFSHNFILQPLLQQKDQLTGLHANTQIPKIIGFERIAEVEGNEDWHRAASFFWETVVKNRSISIGGNSVREHFHPADDFSSMIHDVQGPETCNTYNMLRLTQLLYQVNADSKYMDYYERALYNHILSTQNPKTGGLVYFTPMRSGHYRVYSQPQTSFWCCVGSGLENQAKYGEMIYAHSGKNVYVNLFIPSQLNWSEQKLEIIQKTSFPDESSTELWINPVKESSFTLYLRAPQWVKGACTLSVNGKSQKVAANKEGYIPVVRRWKKGDCVRLDLPMSISVEALPDRSPYYSILYGPIVLAAKTGTSDMSGLFADDSRGGHIASGPQLPLAKMPVFVGTPENLASNVKAIDGKPLTFTLSGLYPNNFNGMELIPFYRLHESRYMAYWFLTSKEDLLKQQALLAEQEHKQMALDSITIDRVICGEQQPESDHFIQSGQSQIGFSEDLHWRDAKGWFSYQMKQKAATPACLYIAYSDEEKSRGCSLWINGQQLSELKTAGSKKGVQTVLFPIPESERGASQLTIKFENSSSAVATPRIHEVRILLKTHADCENK; this is encoded by the coding sequence ATGATGAATACAAATAGTACTAAAGCACTACTTATTTTGTTTTTGATTTTAGGGCAATGTCTTCCGATTAAGGGGCAAGCGAAAGAGATTCCTCGTCAGGTAGAGGTATTTCCACTGTCAGAAGTCCGCCTTCTGGATGGTCCCTTTAAACATGCTGAAGATTTGGATATTCAATATCTGCTAGAGCTGAATGCTGATCGCTTATTAGCACCCTACTTAAAAGAAGCAGGACTCACTCCGAAGGCAGATAATTATACTAATTGGGAAAATACGGGTTTAGATGGACACATTGGGGGGCATTATCTTTCTGCTCTTGCACAGATGTATGCATCTACGGGTGATGCTCGTATAAAAGAACGACTTGATTATATGCTACGCGAATTACAGCGTTGTCAGGATGCATCCGGGGATGGATATCTTTGTGGAGTTCCCGGAGGCAAAGCCATGTGGCGGGAAATTGCAAAAGGGGATATACGAGCTTCTTCTTTTGGGCTGAATGATAAATGGGTACCTTTATATAACATTCATAAGATTTATGCCGGTTTATACAATACTTACCTCTATACAGGAAGCGTTCAGGCTCGTGCTATGTTGATCAAACTGGCGGACTGGATGTACAATGTTGTTTCAAGCGTAAGTGATGAACAGATGCAAGATATGCTTCGCAGTGAACATGGCGGGTTGAATGAAGTGTTTGCGGACGTTGCAGCCATGACAGGTAATACTAAATATCTGAAACTAGCACATCGTTTTTCTCATAATTTCATTTTGCAACCCTTGTTGCAACAAAAAGATCAATTGACGGGATTGCATGCCAATACTCAAATTCCCAAAATTATTGGTTTTGAACGTATTGCTGAAGTCGAAGGCAATGAAGATTGGCATAGGGCTGCCTCTTTCTTTTGGGAAACGGTGGTTAAGAATCGTTCGATAAGTATTGGTGGAAATAGTGTTAGGGAACATTTCCATCCGGCAGATGATTTTTCTTCAATGATACATGATGTTCAAGGTCCTGAAACGTGCAATACTTATAACATGCTGCGTCTTACTCAATTGTTGTATCAGGTCAATGCGGATTCGAAATACATGGATTACTACGAAAGGGCGCTTTACAATCATATCCTTTCCACGCAGAACCCGAAGACTGGCGGCTTAGTTTATTTTACTCCAATGCGTTCGGGGCATTATCGGGTTTACTCTCAACCTCAAACTAGTTTTTGGTGTTGTGTGGGCTCCGGTTTGGAGAATCAGGCAAAATACGGAGAGATGATTTATGCACATAGTGGTAAAAATGTATATGTGAACCTTTTCATACCATCGCAATTAAATTGGAGCGAACAAAAATTAGAGATTATCCAGAAGACTAGCTTTCCTGATGAATCCTCTACGGAATTATGGATAAATCCGGTGAAGGAGAGTTCTTTTACGCTCTATTTACGTGCTCCGCAATGGGTCAAAGGTGCGTGTACGTTGTCCGTAAACGGTAAAAGTCAGAAGGTTGCAGCAAACAAGGAAGGATATATACCAGTTGTTCGTAGATGGAAAAAGGGAGATTGTGTTCGCTTGGACTTACCCATGTCTATCTCTGTAGAGGCTTTGCCCGACCGCTCACCTTATTATTCTATTCTGTACGGGCCGATAGTACTTGCTGCAAAAACAGGAACGAGCGATATGTCGGGATTGTTTGCCGATGATAGTAGAGGCGGGCATATTGCTTCTGGTCCTCAACTTCCATTGGCAAAAATGCCTGTTTTTGTGGGTACTCCGGAAAATCTTGCTTCGAATGTTAAAGCTATTGATGGAAAGCCATTGACTTTTACTTTAAGTGGTTTATATCCTAATAATTTCAATGGGATGGAACTGATTCCGTTTTATCGATTGCACGAATCCCGTTACATGGCTTACTGGTTCTTAACGTCTAAAGAAGATTTGTTGAAGCAACAGGCTCTGCTTGCTGAGCAAGAGCACAAACAGATGGCGCTCGATTCAATTACGATCGATCGAGTCATTTGCGGAGAACAACAACCTGAATCTGACCACTTTATTCAATCAGGGCAGTCGCAAATTGGATTTTCCGAGGATCTTCATTGGCGTGATGCCAAGGGATGGTTTAGTTATCAGATGAAACAGAAAGCAGCAACTCCTGCATGTTTGTATATAGCATATAGTGATGAAGAGAAATCACGTGGTTGTAGTCTTTGGATAAATGGGCAACAACTATCTGAACTAAAGACGGCAGGTAGTAAGAAAGGAGTTCAAACAGTTTTATTTCCTATTCCGGAGAGTGAAAGAGGTGCTTCACAGTTAACAATAAAGTTTGAAAATTCTTCTTCTGCCGTTGCAACGCCTAGAATACATGAAGTTCGAATTCTTCTCAAAACACATGCGGATTGTGAGAATAAGTAA
- a CDS encoding glycoside hydrolase family 31 protein: MRKIFFSFLFLSIGFLPIGAQTFERTDLGIKAKMQSMNLEVQFFSPGIVRIYRTPEGVVANKRSLSVTKQPEAVELQINKKGDVVTLSSSVLTAYVNLVTGKISFCDAQEVPLFTEKDYGAQFTSIFDAGTATYSVRQAFMLDKDEAIYGLGQHQAGKMNQRNQKIYLRQSNMNVCIPLIVSVKGYGVFWDNYSPTTFTDNPQEMAFDSEVGTNSDYYFLYGGGMEGVVGQLRDLTGKAPMLPLWAYGFFQSRERYKNQKEPVEVIAKYRELGIPIDCVIQDWRYWGQNSCWNAMSFDSITYPDPQGMVDKVHAMHAKIMIVSWPGFGPNTAQYKELKSKNMLINFDTWPPESGTKPYDPYNPVARDIYWKYLNKGVFAKGFDGWWLDSTEPDHINMKESDFDQPTYMGTFRSVRNAFPLMTVGGVYTHQRATTSDKRVCILTRSAFAGQQRYAANTWSGDIESSWEALKRQIPAGLNFSLCGIPYWNTDIGGFFAGRWNKGGGAKNPEFQELYVRWMQFGTFSPMMRSHGTDIPREIYQFGQKGDWAFDAQEKFLNLRYNLLPYIYATAWNVTHNSGSFMRALVLDFTEDKKVYDIADEYMFGRSFLVAPVTEQGAKSRSIYLPANTVWYDFWTNQKYDGGQTVKRDAPIDILPLYVKAGAILPWGPKVQYATEKKWDALEIRVYGGADGSFTLYEDEKDNYNYENGAYSEISMKWNDRSQTLTIDDRKGSFEGILKKRTFKIVRMNSVQSAKNSKVVSYSGKRINVKL; encoded by the coding sequence ATGAGGAAAATATTCTTTTCGTTTTTGTTCTTATCAATCGGCTTTTTACCGATAGGTGCTCAAACCTTTGAACGGACAGATCTGGGTATAAAGGCAAAAATGCAATCGATGAATCTGGAAGTACAATTCTTTTCTCCGGGGATAGTGAGGATCTATCGGACTCCGGAAGGCGTTGTTGCTAATAAAAGGAGTTTGTCAGTGACTAAACAACCTGAAGCGGTTGAACTGCAGATAAATAAGAAAGGCGATGTTGTTACTCTAAGCTCATCAGTGCTTACGGCTTATGTGAATCTCGTTACCGGAAAGATTTCTTTTTGTGATGCACAGGAAGTTCCTCTTTTTACAGAGAAAGATTATGGTGCACAATTTACTTCAATCTTTGATGCCGGTACTGCTACATATTCTGTCCGTCAAGCATTCATGCTCGATAAAGATGAGGCTATTTATGGATTGGGGCAGCATCAGGCAGGAAAGATGAATCAACGCAATCAAAAAATATATCTTCGCCAGTCAAATATGAATGTCTGCATACCATTGATTGTTTCAGTAAAAGGCTACGGTGTATTTTGGGACAATTATTCGCCTACAACTTTTACTGATAACCCCCAGGAGATGGCTTTTGATTCAGAAGTCGGGACGAATTCCGATTATTATTTTCTTTATGGCGGAGGTATGGAGGGAGTCGTAGGTCAATTACGTGACCTCACAGGAAAGGCTCCTATGCTTCCTTTATGGGCTTATGGTTTCTTTCAGTCGCGCGAACGATACAAGAATCAGAAAGAACCGGTGGAGGTTATTGCTAAATATCGTGAGTTGGGCATACCTATTGATTGTGTTATTCAGGATTGGCGCTATTGGGGACAAAACAGTTGTTGGAATGCAATGTCTTTTGATTCTATTACTTATCCCGATCCTCAGGGAATGGTCGATAAAGTGCATGCTATGCATGCTAAAATAATGATTGTTTCATGGCCGGGATTTGGTCCGAATACTGCTCAGTACAAGGAACTTAAATCAAAGAATATGCTGATTAACTTTGATACTTGGCCACCGGAATCGGGAACCAAACCTTATGATCCTTATAATCCGGTCGCTCGGGATATTTATTGGAAGTACCTTAATAAGGGAGTTTTTGCAAAAGGTTTTGATGGCTGGTGGCTGGATTCTACCGAACCGGATCATATCAACATGAAAGAGAGTGACTTTGACCAACCCACTTACATGGGTACTTTCCGTAGTGTGCGTAATGCTTTCCCTTTAATGACAGTTGGTGGAGTTTATACTCATCAGCGAGCTACAACTTCTGATAAACGTGTTTGTATTCTCACTCGTTCAGCCTTTGCGGGTCAGCAACGCTATGCCGCTAATACATGGAGCGGTGATATAGAGTCTTCTTGGGAGGCACTTAAACGACAAATACCTGCAGGATTAAACTTTTCGCTTTGTGGTATTCCTTATTGGAATACGGATATAGGAGGTTTCTTTGCCGGGAGATGGAATAAAGGTGGTGGTGCAAAGAACCCTGAATTTCAGGAACTGTATGTACGTTGGATGCAGTTTGGCACATTTTCACCTATGATGCGTTCGCATGGAACAGATATTCCTCGTGAGATCTATCAATTTGGACAGAAAGGCGATTGGGCGTTTGATGCTCAGGAGAAGTTTCTCAATTTACGTTATAACTTACTACCTTATATTTATGCTACAGCTTGGAATGTGACTCATAACTCCGGTTCTTTTATGCGCGCGTTGGTGCTTGACTTCACCGAAGATAAGAAAGTGTATGACATAGCTGATGAATACATGTTTGGCCGTTCTTTTTTAGTTGCTCCCGTTACAGAACAAGGGGCTAAAAGTCGCTCAATTTATTTGCCTGCAAATACGGTTTGGTACGACTTCTGGACCAATCAAAAATATGATGGCGGACAGACCGTAAAGCGTGATGCTCCCATAGATATCCTGCCACTATACGTAAAAGCCGGAGCGATATTACCTTGGGGACCTAAAGTGCAATATGCCACAGAAAAGAAATGGGATGCATTGGAAATACGTGTTTATGGAGGTGCTGACGGCTCATTCACTCTTTACGAAGATGAAAAAGATAATTATAATTACGAGAATGGTGCCTATTCGGAGATTTCCATGAAATGGAATGATCGGAGTCAGACGTTGACAATTGATGATCGTAAAGGAAGTTTCGAAGGCATATTGAAGAAGCGGACTTTTAAGATTGTGCGGATGAATTCTGTTCAATCAGCTAAGAATAGTAAGGTCGTATCATATAGCGGGAAAAGAATAAATGTAAAGTTATAA
- a CDS encoding RagB/SusD family nutrient uptake outer membrane protein, with the protein MKTNILKGLCTLILFATVSSCTDLKNDSYGNVVSSQYSPATEADISYLVNAAYVSWRETMLLWNGVVRGQELCADQDVIPARGNGWVDGGIYKRWHQHAWTTDDDSALQPWARTYTGINTCNRLLSQIEDGAITVTGEAKDKLVAELKVLRASYYYILVDLYGNIPVVTDFKDISTPKQSSRQEVFDFIVREITDNVDDLSETARGYYYGRFNKWAAYTLLAKMYLNAQVWTGVPHWQDCIDACDKVITFANKSGEYALETNQKNVFITKNENSKEIIFALPFDEIYVTDWNAFDFHLYTLASESQATYNFTNTPWGGVCAIPQFIESFDPDDARLKENFIYGQQYKSSGGILPRSDNGKPFIYVKNVPSIDQSDVADGYRWGKFEYAMGITNRLSNDWPLFRYADILLMKAEALLRDGKSGAGTLVTQVRERAFKNNPQKAVVTDDDLKQGSVYDYGRRDTYKTSHEGGADIQFGRFLDELGWEFTQEGRRRQDMIRFDAFTKKSWFSHDASSKTRDLYPIPNTVILTNSNLKQNPGY; encoded by the coding sequence ATGAAAACGAATATATTAAAAGGCCTTTGTACCTTGATCCTTTTTGCAACTGTTTCTTCTTGTACCGACTTGAAGAATGATAGTTATGGCAATGTCGTATCTTCACAATATTCTCCTGCAACTGAAGCTGATATTAGTTATTTGGTGAATGCGGCTTATGTATCCTGGCGTGAAACAATGTTACTTTGGAATGGAGTTGTAAGAGGCCAAGAGCTTTGTGCAGATCAAGATGTGATTCCGGCACGTGGAAATGGTTGGGTCGATGGTGGCATTTATAAAAGATGGCATCAGCATGCTTGGACAACAGATGATGATTCTGCTTTGCAGCCTTGGGCACGTACTTATACAGGTATTAATACCTGTAACCGCTTGCTCTCTCAGATTGAGGATGGTGCTATCACTGTAACAGGAGAAGCCAAAGATAAGCTTGTTGCTGAGCTGAAAGTCTTGCGCGCTTCATATTATTATATTTTGGTGGATCTGTATGGAAATATTCCTGTTGTTACCGATTTTAAAGATATCTCAACTCCGAAACAATCTTCTCGTCAAGAGGTCTTCGACTTTATTGTTAGAGAAATAACAGATAATGTTGATGATCTTTCTGAAACTGCAAGAGGTTATTATTATGGTCGTTTCAATAAATGGGCAGCTTATACTTTGCTTGCTAAAATGTACTTAAATGCTCAAGTTTGGACTGGAGTACCTCATTGGCAGGATTGCATTGATGCTTGTGATAAGGTCATTACTTTTGCGAATAAATCTGGTGAATATGCTTTAGAAACTAATCAAAAGAATGTGTTTATTACTAAGAATGAAAATTCTAAAGAAATAATATTTGCTCTTCCTTTTGATGAAATTTATGTGACGGATTGGAATGCTTTTGATTTCCATTTATATACTTTGGCATCCGAAAGCCAAGCGACCTATAACTTCACTAATACACCTTGGGGAGGAGTTTGTGCTATTCCTCAATTTATAGAAAGCTTTGATCCTGATGATGCTAGGTTAAAGGAAAATTTTATTTATGGGCAACAGTATAAATCATCAGGTGGTATATTACCCCGTAGTGACAATGGAAAGCCTTTTATTTATGTGAAAAATGTTCCAAGTATTGATCAGTCAGATGTTGCTGATGGCTATAGATGGGGTAAATTTGAATATGCGATGGGAATAACAAACCGTTTGAGTAATGATTGGCCATTATTTCGTTATGCTGATATATTGCTAATGAAAGCCGAGGCATTACTTAGAGATGGTAAATCCGGTGCTGGTACTTTAGTTACTCAAGTGCGTGAAAGGGCATTTAAGAATAATCCACAAAAGGCTGTTGTTACGGACGATGATTTGAAGCAAGGTAGTGTATATGACTATGGTCGTCGTGACACATATAAAACAAGCCATGAAGGTGGTGCGGATATACAATTCGGTCGTTTTTTAGATGAACTTGGTTGGGAATTCACGCAAGAAGGGCGTCGTCGCCAAGATATGATTCGCTTCGATGCTTTTACCAAGAAATCATGGTTCTCGCATGATGCAAGTTCTAAGACTAGGGATTTATATCCTATTCCTAATACAGTAATACTAACAAATTCAAATCTTAAACAGAATCCCGGCTATTAG
- a CDS encoding TonB-dependent receptor, with amino-acid sequence MKNIHCVDFYKLKSPLATHFFKIMRITTFLLFFCVLCAIAGNAKSQNARVTIHKTQASLEEILNEIENQTDYLFLYTNEVNVRKTTSIKVNSKPVSEVLNSLLSRSNVKYQMEGSHIILSEKTEENKTTQADQNKIKISGTIKDSNGEGIIGASVVEEGTTNGTVSDIYGNFILNVSEKAVLKITYIGYIPQEVKVVSGKPLNIVLREDTKTLDEVVVIGYGVQRKGDVTSSVASIKSESFAKGAIKDVGQLIQGKVAGLAITNPSGDPTSSTQIKLRGTNTIGGANTDPLVLIDGIPGSLNTVAPEDVESVDVLKDGSAAAIYGTRGTNGVILITTKQAKGTQINAVEYNGYISTSQIVRKLKMLNADEFRAMYPSEDHGHNTDWLDEITHTPMTHVHNLSLQGGTSSTNYIANINYNAAQGIMLKSDNETFQGRIEVSHRMFDGKLQLKFGLIGKKNQYSSTSSSGSFNGYTYRQAILRNPTDPVKNEDGSWYENLNKFEYENPLARIEESSGNVKNSEIRYTGNVIYDPIKDLKLSAVMSYVRSNRNHGYSETRNHISALRDGYYGWSSVGANTKMEKLVELTALYNKSIKDHKFSILGGYSYNETDYEDMYLSNYGFQDDYFGGWHNIGIGSALKLGKADARSSKATTNLVGFFGRGTYSYQDKYLLMASLRYEGASQLWGTDNEWGLFPSVSLGWRITQESFMKSQTVFDDLKLRVGYGVTGSQPAKAFLGIAMLKYDKYAYVDGKWVQTIVPASNANPDLKWEEKRETNIGLDFTSLQGRLSGAIDLYNRDVDGLIYDYSVPTPPNLYATTTANGGKMQNRGFEIMLSGIPMLSKDFEWNTTVTFSENSNKLKSLNGSTFKSDYDYFDTGWLAEPVKTASHRVQVGEKIGNFWGFKVVDIDESGKWIYEDRNGNHVPYAEFSRAPEEKKVIGNGLPQMYAGWNNYLRYKNFDLSISMRGAFNFQIINEARMYYENAKNSRLENRLKSVNDKIFGKATLSKEVDPEFNSYYVEDGDYWKIDNITLGYTLSDVSKYIKSIRFYGSVLNALTITGYKGTDPEVSTSGLNPGYDNRDQYPIIRSFTFGIGVKF; translated from the coding sequence ATGAAAAACATTCATTGCGTGGACTTTTACAAGCTTAAAAGTCCACTAGCCACTCATTTTTTTAAAATCATGAGAATTACCACCTTTTTGCTTTTTTTCTGCGTTCTTTGTGCTATAGCCGGGAATGCTAAATCTCAGAATGCAAGGGTTACAATTCATAAAACTCAAGCTTCCTTGGAAGAGATATTGAATGAGATTGAAAATCAAACGGACTATCTATTTCTTTATACGAATGAAGTGAATGTACGAAAAACAACTTCGATTAAGGTTAATAGTAAGCCTGTCTCTGAGGTACTGAACTCTTTATTGAGCAGAAGTAATGTAAAGTATCAAATGGAAGGTTCGCACATTATCCTCTCTGAAAAAACCGAGGAAAATAAAACCACACAGGCGGATCAGAATAAAATTAAGATTTCGGGAACTATAAAAGATTCGAATGGAGAGGGAATAATCGGAGCTAGTGTTGTTGAAGAAGGAACAACGAATGGTACTGTAAGTGATATATATGGAAATTTTATTTTAAATGTATCAGAAAAGGCTGTGCTGAAAATTACTTATATCGGTTATATTCCTCAAGAAGTGAAAGTTGTATCCGGTAAACCTTTAAATATAGTACTACGTGAAGATACTAAAACGCTTGATGAAGTTGTTGTTATTGGCTATGGTGTTCAACGTAAGGGGGATGTAACGAGCTCTGTTGCAAGCATTAAATCTGAGAGTTTTGCGAAAGGGGCCATTAAAGACGTTGGACAATTAATACAGGGTAAGGTTGCTGGATTGGCCATTACTAATCCGAGTGGCGATCCGACATCAAGTACGCAGATCAAACTACGTGGTACGAACACGATTGGTGGCGCTAATACTGACCCGCTTGTATTGATAGACGGTATTCCGGGTAGTCTTAATACTGTGGCTCCAGAAGATGTTGAAAGTGTAGATGTATTAAAGGATGGTTCTGCGGCTGCTATTTATGGAACTCGTGGCACCAATGGCGTTATTTTGATTACAACAAAACAAGCGAAAGGCACACAAATAAATGCAGTTGAATACAATGGTTATATCAGTACGTCTCAAATTGTTAGAAAACTCAAGATGCTTAATGCTGATGAGTTTAGAGCTATGTATCCAAGTGAGGATCATGGACATAATACCGATTGGCTGGACGAAATAACACATACTCCTATGACTCATGTGCATAACCTCTCATTGCAGGGGGGCACTTCTTCTACTAATTATATCGCAAACATTAACTATAATGCTGCACAAGGAATTATGCTCAAATCCGATAATGAAACGTTTCAAGGTCGCATTGAAGTTTCGCATCGTATGTTCGACGGCAAATTGCAGCTTAAGTTTGGATTGATTGGTAAAAAAAACCAGTATTCATCAACAAGTAGCTCGGGCAGCTTTAATGGATATACTTATCGTCAAGCTATTTTAAGGAATCCTACTGATCCTGTCAAGAATGAAGATGGAAGCTGGTATGAGAATTTGAATAAATTTGAGTATGAGAATCCGTTAGCTCGTATTGAAGAATCTTCGGGTAATGTGAAGAACTCAGAAATTCGTTATACTGGCAATGTCATTTATGATCCAATTAAAGATTTGAAATTGAGTGCTGTGATGTCTTATGTACGTTCAAATAGAAACCATGGATATTCAGAAACCCGCAACCACATTTCTGCATTAAGAGATGGATATTATGGTTGGTCTTCTGTAGGTGCTAATACGAAAATGGAGAAATTAGTTGAATTAACAGCTCTATATAATAAATCAATTAAAGATCACAAATTTAGTATTCTTGGTGGTTATAGCTATAATGAGACCGACTATGAGGATATGTATTTGTCTAATTATGGTTTCCAGGATGACTACTTTGGTGGGTGGCATAACATCGGAATTGGTTCAGCTCTAAAACTAGGAAAGGCAGATGCTCGTTCATCTAAGGCTACAACTAACCTTGTTGGTTTCTTTGGCCGTGGAACCTACTCTTATCAAGATAAATACTTGTTAATGGCAAGCCTGCGTTACGAAGGTGCTAGCCAATTGTGGGGAACCGATAATGAATGGGGGCTTTTCCCATCTGTCTCTTTGGGATGGAGAATTACGCAAGAATCTTTTATGAAAAGCCAAACTGTTTTTGATGATTTGAAACTTCGTGTTGGTTATGGAGTAACAGGTTCACAACCGGCGAAAGCATTCTTAGGTATAGCAATGCTGAAGTATGATAAATATGCATATGTTGACGGCAAATGGGTACAGACCATTGTTCCTGCTTCCAATGCGAATCCTGACCTGAAATGGGAAGAAAAAAGGGAAACGAATATAGGTCTAGACTTCACTTCGCTGCAAGGTCGTTTATCTGGAGCCATTGATCTCTATAATCGTGATGTAGATGGTTTGATTTATGATTATTCAGTACCTACTCCTCCGAATCTTTATGCTACGACTACTGCGAATGGAGGTAAGATGCAAAATAGAGGTTTTGAAATAATGTTATCGGGTATTCCTATGCTAAGTAAGGATTTTGAATGGAACACAACTGTTACATTCTCCGAAAACTCGAATAAACTAAAAAGCTTGAATGGTAGCACATTTAAGTCAGATTATGATTATTTTGATACAGGCTGGTTAGCAGAACCTGTTAAAACAGCTTCACATAGGGTTCAGGTTGGAGAAAAAATAGGTAATTTCTGGGGATTTAAAGTGGTAGATATAGATGAGAGTGGTAAGTGGATTTATGAAGACAGAAATGGAAATCATGTTCCATATGCCGAATTCTCACGTGCGCCTGAAGAAAAGAAAGTGATTGGCAATGGCCTTCCTCAAATGTATGCCGGATGGAATAATTATTTGCGTTATAAAAATTTTGATTTAAGTATTTCTATGCGTGGCGCATTCAATTTTCAAATCATTAACGAGGCTCGTATGTATTATGAGAATGCCAAAAATAGTCGTCTTGAAAACCGCCTGAAATCCGTTAATGATAAAATCTTTGGTAAAGCAACACTCAGTAAAGAAGTCGACCCTGAATTCAATAGCTATTATGTGGAAGATGGAGATTATTGGAAAATTGATAATATAACTTTGGGTTATACTTTAAGTGATGTGAGTAAGTATATAAAATCAATTCGTTTCTATGGTTCTGTTTTAAATGCGTTGACAATAACTGGATATAAAGGAACAGATCCTGAAGTTAGTACTTCTGGCCTGAATCCGGGTTATGACAACAGGGACCAATATCCCATTATAAGATCATTTACATTTGGTATTGGTGTGAAATTTTAA